A region of Notolabrus celidotus isolate fNotCel1 chromosome 4, fNotCel1.pri, whole genome shotgun sequence DNA encodes the following proteins:
- the mrpl14 gene encoding 39S ribosomal protein L14, mitochondrial isoform X1, with protein MQHHSARFVLLPSADRSEVMSLLQLSRPLLGLLAETSSRIHQRTFSVSAVSAAIQKMTRVRVVDNSSLGNTPYHRAPRVIHVYTKNGVGKVGDKVLLAIKGQKKKALIVGHKMPGDRMTPRFDSNNVVLIEENGNPTGTRIKVPLPTQLRTMDGDYSKVLAIASSFV; from the exons ATGCAGCATCACTCAGCACGCTTTGTGCTTCTTCCTTCAG CTGACAGAAGTGAAGTTATGTCTCTCCTCCAGCTTTCCAGACCCCTCCTCGGGCTCCTCGCAGAGACTTCATCCAGGATACACCAGAGGACTTTTAG TGTGTCCGCCGTTTCAGCAGCCATTCAGAAAATGACCAGAGTGCGCGTCGTGGACAACAGCTCCCTGGGAAACACGCCGTATCACCGGGCGCCCAGAGTGATCCACGTCTACACCAAGAACGGGGTCGGGAAAGTCGGAGACAAAGTGTTGCTCGCCAtcaaaggacagaaaaagaagGCGCTGATCGTCGGACACAAGATGCCCGGAGACCGGATGACTCCACGCTTTGATTCGAACAATGTCGTCCTTATTGAGGAGAACGGGAACCCCACAGGGACCAGGATTAAGGTTCCCTTACCGACACAGCTTCGTACGATGGATGGAGACTACTCCAAAGTTCTAGCCATCGCGAGTTCATTCGTTTAa
- the mrpl14 gene encoding 39S ribosomal protein L14, mitochondrial isoform X2 codes for MSLLQLSRPLLGLLAETSSRIHQRTFSVSAVSAAIQKMTRVRVVDNSSLGNTPYHRAPRVIHVYTKNGVGKVGDKVLLAIKGQKKKALIVGHKMPGDRMTPRFDSNNVVLIEENGNPTGTRIKVPLPTQLRTMDGDYSKVLAIASSFV; via the exons ATGTCTCTCCTCCAGCTTTCCAGACCCCTCCTCGGGCTCCTCGCAGAGACTTCATCCAGGATACACCAGAGGACTTTTAG TGTGTCCGCCGTTTCAGCAGCCATTCAGAAAATGACCAGAGTGCGCGTCGTGGACAACAGCTCCCTGGGAAACACGCCGTATCACCGGGCGCCCAGAGTGATCCACGTCTACACCAAGAACGGGGTCGGGAAAGTCGGAGACAAAGTGTTGCTCGCCAtcaaaggacagaaaaagaagGCGCTGATCGTCGGACACAAGATGCCCGGAGACCGGATGACTCCACGCTTTGATTCGAACAATGTCGTCCTTATTGAGGAGAACGGGAACCCCACAGGGACCAGGATTAAGGTTCCCTTACCGACACAGCTTCGTACGATGGATGGAGACTACTCCAAAGTTCTAGCCATCGCGAGTTCATTCGTTTAa
- the LOC117811739 gene encoding calpain-1 catalytic subunit-like, whose translation MEDGEFWMSFREFTRQFSRLEICNLSPDALSEDSMSHWNTIKFYGTWRKGSTAGGCRNHPNTYWINPQYKITLLEEDDDPEDDEVACSFLVALMQKDRRRYRRQGQDMHTIGFAVYEIPEEYRGCQNVHLKKNFFLSNSSCARSETFINLREVSTRLRLPPGEYLIVPSTFEPGKEADFVLRVFTEKQSETEELDDQISADLEDEEEITEDDIDDSFKSMFAQLAGEDMEISIRELKTILNRVVTRHKDLKTDGFSTESCRTMVNLMDKDGSARLGLVEFQLLWNKIRKWLVIFRQFDLDKSGAMSSYEMRLAVEAAGFKLNNRLNQVLVARYADNELIDFDNFICCLVKLEAMFRSFRQFDKEGAGEAEMNITEWLYLTMCG comes from the exons ATGGAAGACGGCGAGTTTTG GATGTCCTTCAGAGAGTTCACCAGGCAGTTCTCCCGGCTGGAGATCTGCAACCTGAGTCCTGACGCTCTGAGTGAGGACAGCATGAGTCACTGGAACACCATCAAGTTCTACGGCACGTGGAGGAAAGGCAGCACGGCCGGAGGCTGCAGGAACCACCCCA ACACATACTGGATCAACCCGCAGTATAAGAtcacgctgctggaggaggacgATGACCCGGAGGATGACGAGGTTGCGTGCAGTTTTTTGGTGGCTCTGATGCAGAAGGACCGACGCAGGTACCGACGCCAGGGTCAGGACATGCACACCATTGGCTTTGCTGTGTATGAG atTCCAGAAGAG taCAGAGGCTGTCAGAACGTCCACCTGAAGAAGAACTTCTTCCTGTCCAACTCCTCGTGCGCTCGCTCAGAGACTTTCATCAACCTGCGGGAGGTGAGCACGCGGCTTCGTCTTCCTCCGGGAGAGTACCTCATCGTGCCCTCCACCTTCGAGCCCGGCAAGGAGGCCGACTTTGTGCTCCGAGTCTTCACTGAGAAGCAATCAGAGACAGA AGAGCTGGATGATCAAATCTCTGCAGATTTAGAAGATGAG GAAGAAATAACTGAAGACGACATCGATGACTCTTTCAAGTCGATGTTCGCTCAGCTAGCAGGAGAG GACATGGAGATTTCCATCCGGGAGCTGAAGACCATTCTGAACCGAGTCGTCACCAGGC ACAAAGATCTGAAGACGGACGGCTTCAGCACAGAATCCTGCCGCACCATGGTCAACCTGATGGAC AAAGATGGAAGCGCCCGGTTAGGACTCGTGGAGTTTCAGCTCCTCTGGAACAAAATCCGAAAGTGGCTG gtcaTCTTCAGACAGTTCGACCTCGACAAGTCTGGAGCCATGAGCTCGTATGAGATGCGTCTGGCTGTGGAAGCAGCAG GTTTTAAACTCAACAACAGACTGAACCAGGTTCTGGTGGCCCGGTACGCAGACAACGAGCTGATCGACTTCGACAACTTCATCTGCTGCCTGGTGAAGCTGGAGGCCATGTTCA GGTCTTTCCGTCAGTTTGATAAGGAGGGAGCAGGGGAAGCTGAGATGAACATAACAGAG TGGCTGTACCTCACCATGTGTGGTTGA
- the LOC117811741 gene encoding calpain small subunit 1-like — protein MMASDSRLVFPPSGFHVNSEVLQAIVSRYADSQYAIDFDSFVGCAIKLEMLFKIFKALEKDGSGKMELDMQQWLCLGIV, from the exons ATGATGGCGAGTGACTCACGGCTTGTTTTTCCTCCCTCAGGTTTCCACGTCAACAGCGAGGTCCTGCAGGCCATCGTCAGCCGGTACGCTGACTCTCAGTACGCCATAGACTTCGACAGCTTTGTGGGCTGCGCCATTAAACTGGAAATGCTCTTCA AGATCTTCAAGGCTCTGGAGAAAGATGGTTCTGGGAAGATGGAGCTGGACatgcagcag TGGCTGTGCCTGGGGATCGTCTAA